The stretch of DNA CTGCCCGTGATGTGCTGCAGGACAACGGCATACGCTATATGGAACGTGTTGTGGACGGTTCGCCGAGTGAAGAGATTGTTGGCATTGCCGAGCGTGAAAAGGTGGACATGATAGTCATGGCGCCGCGTGGCGTGAACCCGCTGCAGGGGCTGCTGCTTGGCAGCGTGACCGAACGGGTGCTTAAGACTGCGCCCTGTCGGGTGCTGGTCGCCCGCTAGTTTACAGTGAGGCACCCCCTGAAACTGCCGCAAGGCGGTTCAGGCTGCTGACGAAGGCATTATGAGTATTTTTTGGCTCCGCCGGGCAGGAACCTAACGTTCCTGCACCTCGTATAAGCGATGAAAATCTGTCTGTTGGATCTCAGTTCCGGCTTAACGGGAATGCGGTTTGATGCAAAACGAGGGCTTGTCATGAACTACAGCCGCCGCAAGGCGGCTTTTTCATGTTCATTGTCTGGCGGGAGTGCGCGGCATGGGGGGATAGGTGCAGCCGCTCTCGCAGCGTCTGCACTGCGGCATCGCCGTCATGCGCAAAATCCTCA from Desulfovibrio subterraneus encodes:
- a CDS encoding universal stress protein; protein product: MDIAKILLPVDGSESSVRAAREAAEWAKIFKSDIILLHCSTVFPNLKLKGDYAREVAESANKALGPARDVLQDNGIRYMERVVDGSPSEEIVGIAEREKVDMIVMAPRGVNPLQGLLLGSVTERVLKTAPCRVLVAR